Part of the Sporosarcina sp. FSL K6-2383 genome is shown below.
CTAGAAAATGTGTCTTTACTTGATATTTTTCTTAACGCTGGGAATGTTATTGAGCCCCATTACCACCAACATGCTGCAGAGCTACTTTATTGTATTTCCGGAGCTGTTACTGTGTCATTACTCAACCCTTTTACAAAGCAAATTCAAGATTATCCGATTACACCCGGACAGGTAGCAAACGTACCCCAGGGCTGGTGGCATTACATGGTATCCACGGCTGATGACACTCATTTTCTTGGGATTTTTAATGCACCTACTCCAGAAGTAATTTTAGGCTCTGACCTTTTAACACTAACGCCTGCAAATATTATGGCGCACACCTATTGTCTTGATGAAAATCAATGGGAAAAAGCAATTGCTCCCATTAAGCCATCCACATTTATTGGACCGCCTATCGATTGCAATAGAGCAAATGACAACAGCACCTATCAATACATCAATCAAATGCATCCATATACTCATCAAAATTCTCTCAACCCTCAGTACTTCGATAATTAATCAACAATTCAGCCAGTGGGATCAAAATCTAAATTCCCTACACCTATCGCAACGAACTTGAAATTCGGAAGTACACAACGTATACTAGTAGTGAAGTAGCATATATTAAAAAGACCGTCTGATGTGCAACCATCAAACGGCTTTGCAATAAAATAGTATCGCTTCAAAGGCGATCAGCAAACTCTACAGAATAATCCGCTCATTTGCTTGGAGGCTCAAGGGCGGGTTATTTCTTTTGTGATAATGCGATGACAGCAACGATTAGGCTACCGAAGCTAATCATAAGAACAATTGCTTGAAACACGCTCACATACAACACCCCCTTCCGTCAGGCGAATAGACCATGACTAGAACAAGAAACAGGAGTGCTGATTCCCCTTGAATCCCTATTTAATTGCTCTTACATTATACCACACATACGTTCCCATCTGTCTATTTATATATAATTCCCTTCATAAAGATTACCAATTATTCATGTGTAATAAAACTAAAATATTACTAATAAGTAAAATAAAGCATCTCTCGAATACCGAGGATGCTTTATTTTATTGAACGAAAAAAGTCTTATGCTTGGTTAGAGTTCATAATTTTTTCATATTTCGATAAGTAAATCTGGCCAAACCAACGATATCATCAAATCCACTTTTCTGTTAAATACACCTTCTTATTCGTTGCATCCAATGCGACATTGCGCCCGATTGGCATCGGATGCATAGGATGTGTATGACATGCATCGAATTCCGCAAGCACCGGAATGGTCACATCATCTAGTATTTCTAACAGCACTTCATATGGCTTACGACCCGTTCCTAAATCGTCAAAGCATTCATGTTTCCCTAAAATAATACCGCCTACTTTATCCAAAATACCACTCAATTTGAGCATGGCAAAGTTTTTTTCGATAATAGCTGTATCTTTAGCACAGTCCTCAATTAACAGGATGTCACCTTGTTGAATCTCAGGCATATATGGGCTACTTAACATGCCATACATGGCATTCAAATTACCGCCAATCAATCTTCCTTCCGCTCGACCATCCATGACAGTAATCCATTCATTTTTATATAACATTTTTTCCTTTGTTTTCGTTTCCCAATTCACTGCCTCGTCTGACCAAAATGAGGGCATTGGAATTTCGTAAGGTAGACTTTGCGATGTCATAAAGATATTTTCAAAATAGCGATAGGTATCCTCGACAAGTGGTTCAAATTCACCGAATGACGGAATCAAAGCTGGTCCATAAAAAGTTGGAATCCCTGTTTTGGCATATAAACTCAATAATACTGCGGTTGCATCAGAATAACCCACGACTATTTTAGGGTTGGCTTTAAATGCTTCGTAATCAATATAAGGCAATATACTATTTGAATTTGTACCTCCAATTGTAGACATAATAAGTTTAATAGCAGGATTTCGTAGTAATTCGTTTAGTTCTGCTGCTCTTTCTTTGGGCGTGCCCGCACGATAAGTATCTATTTTTCCTGTTAAATTTCCTTCTACGATTTCAAATCCCTTACTTGCTAAAAATCGTTTACTTCTCTCAAATCGTAGCTGTGCAGTAACTGTCGCGGGTGCCGATGGCGAAAAGATTCCTATTTGATCACCTGGTTGCAAGTATTGAAACATTTCATGACCCCTTTATTTGTATTTCCCTACTAATGTTTCAGCTCATAAAACTTTTGAACACGCTCACAATCTATCGGTCTATTTGTAGGTATCTCCAAGAAATAGTTTATCTGCCAGTCCTGTGTTTTTTGAGCTTGGCGGCTCGTCGGCTTGTCCCAAGATGGATAGACACGGATAGCTCGTTTGCCACCTTGCCCATTTTCAGAGACGATATCATGATCACATAGCAAAGCTTTTGGAAAGACGAACTGACCAAAATTATCGCCTTCACGAACACTAATCACGAATAAATCTACTGAATCTGATAAATCATATGGTTGGATTGGTCCCGCCTCACTTCTCTCCCATAACGTCACGAACTGCCCGACCTTTGTCGGCGTAATTTTAGCAACACGAAATCTAACGGAGAGGGTATTCACTCGATAGACATAGGCCCCATATTCCGCGTTTTGTGCCTCTATTAGTGGCTGAGAACACTCAAACCCACAAGGATTATAGATGAGTTCCTTAGTCGCAAGAAGGTCACTGTGAATAGCGACCGAGGAAGTCCAAGGATTTTCTGAAGTGTTTATATTCATGCTTATATCCTCCATTTTAGTGGGCGAAGCCACGGATCATACAGTTTTCATATTCGCTAGAATCCATGACTATATGACCGAGCATTATGTATTCCCAAACATAGACTCTAGTTCTTGTTGATTCTCAGATAGCCATAGCATTTCCTCTGCAAAACGTTCTGGTGGTCCACTATGCTGATCCATGCTTGAGTCTATCCACCATGTACTTTCCATAAACCATAACATTTTTAAAGAGCTGCTTATGAACCCTTTGTCAACTAAACAGTGCTCACTATATCCTTCTATAAAAGCTTGAACAAGAGAAACATCAAAGTTATTTTTATATAAAGCCCCGGACATGACAGCTCTTGCAACATCGAGCTGTGGGTAATCATATTTCATTCGATCAAAATCTAAAATAGAACTTACTTTCTCCTCTTTAAACAATAAATTATCCACCCAGAGATCCCGATGAGCCCAACCAGTTGCAT
Proteins encoded:
- a CDS encoding cupin domain-containing protein, with product MGSTTDYTSPATQFTFDMNNSPLFKKDNQNFINVLGIDQLNTLENVSLLDIFLNAGNVIEPHYHQHAAELLYCISGAVTVSLLNPFTKQIQDYPITPGQVANVPQGWWHYMVSTADDTHFLGIFNAPTPEVILGSDLLTLTPANIMAHTYCLDENQWEKAIAPIKPSTFIGPPIDCNRANDNSTYQYINQMHPYTHQNSLNPQYFDN
- a CDS encoding S66 peptidase family protein, giving the protein MFQYLQPGDQIGIFSPSAPATVTAQLRFERSKRFLASKGFEIVEGNLTGKIDTYRAGTPKERAAELNELLRNPAIKLIMSTIGGTNSNSILPYIDYEAFKANPKIVVGYSDATAVLLSLYAKTGIPTFYGPALIPSFGEFEPLVEDTYRYFENIFMTSQSLPYEIPMPSFWSDEAVNWETKTKEKMLYKNEWITVMDGRAEGRLIGGNLNAMYGMLSSPYMPEIQQGDILLIEDCAKDTAIIEKNFAMLKLSGILDKVGGIILGKHECFDDLGTGRKPYEVLLEILDDVTIPVLAEFDACHTHPMHPMPIGRNVALDATNKKVYLTEKWI
- a CDS encoding MepB family protein, whose protein sequence is MNINTSENPWTSSVAIHSDLLATKELIYNPCGFECSQPLIEAQNAEYGAYVYRVNTLSVRFRVAKITPTKVGQFVTLWERSEAGPIQPYDLSDSVDLFVISVREGDNFGQFVFPKALLCDHDIVSENGQGGKRAIRVYPSWDKPTSRQAQKTQDWQINYFLEIPTNRPIDCERVQKFYELKH